A genomic segment from Drosophila miranda strain MSH22 chromosome 3, D.miranda_PacBio2.1, whole genome shotgun sequence encodes:
- the LOC108158567 gene encoding dynein regulatory complex subunit 2 — protein MGKKGKGKGNKLAKMSEEERARYLQMRADAEEETRRRKMQLIAMYMKNKLKREDAFGRLNMAKINQEWRSILRQVKIQELRREIVDVEAFFKEALKRKDNVIQRLIAHIGSTEDMYANLQQSHMENISGIIGIHRSRLEFFRNIYEEDKQAVLGEWEQDSAGFREMHAQKQLELECVFYQVEETTDREIKDSHERFLDRCEDLKSGMQLQLEQITSRGEAKLEKLWQDYQSVLAGYCQHIEGFYSEYVDLKQRDEEAALQISQQTYDIEHLIDQLANLRLVSEEFYTKQQAQLEQRQAIKQQLTDRLRELRTCVEQEVARDHQTFKLMSVESYNALETLQGIVGKGETLVQLSAVCAKMETQREKMFLLPELSREIIEIREVEDRSDASTDLLKAEIGVVPQMDTFWRRVNNVSVDVACLKQQKKRLEASNSQLKAELQEYLVNLNIGNGSNSHIHDYLSRRPKSMSVDRVTRLQLQPKQVKSALPTGRRPPPPTPPISRRSRGRVAAFEANFSNAVRSRNLARGRPELARIERAS, from the exons ATGGGCAAAAAGGGTAAAGGAAAAGGCAACAAGCTGGCCAAGATGTCCGAGGAGGAGCGGGCCCGCTATCTCCAAATGCGAGCCGACGCGGAAGAGGAGACGAGGCGCCGGAAAATGCAGCTCATTGCGATGTACATGAAG AACAAACTCAAGCGGGAGGATGCCTTCGGGCGGCTGAACATGGCCAAAATCAATCAGGAGTGGCGCAGCATTCTAAGGCAGGTTAAGATTCAGGAGCTGCGAAGGGAAATCGTCGACGTGGAGGCCTTCTTCAAGGAGGCTCTGAAGCGCAAGGACAATGTAATACAGCGCCTCATAGCACACATCGGCTCCACGGAGGATATGTACGCGAATCTTCAGCAATCCCACATGGAGAATATAAGCGGTATCATTG GTATCCACCGGAGTAGGCTGGAGTTCTTTCGGAATATCTACGAGGAGGATAAGCAGGCGGTTCTGGGTGAATGGGAACAGGACTCGGCTGGCTTCCGGGAAATGCACGCCCAGAAGCAGCTGGAATTGGAGTGCGTATTCTATCAGGTGGAGGAGACCACCGATCGGGAGATCAAGGACAGCCACGAACGATTCCTGGATCGGTGTGAGGACCTTAAGAGCGGT ATGCAACTGCAGCTGGAGCAGATCACCAGCCGTGGCGAGGCCAAGCTGGAGAAGCTCTGGCAGGACTACCAGTCGGTTCTCGCCGGCTACTGCCAGCACATCGAGGGCTTTTACTCCGAATATGTGGATCTGAAGCAGCGCGACGAGGAGGCCGCCCTGCAGATCAGCCAACAAACCTACGACATTGAGCACCTGATCGATCAGTTGGCCAACCTTCGGCTCGTCTCGGAGGAGTTCTACACTAAGCAACAGGCCCAGCTGGAGCAGAGGCAGGCCATCAAGCAGCAGCTAACCGACCGCCTCAGAGAGCTGCGGACCTGTGTGGAGCAGGAGGTGGCCAGGGATCACCAGACCTTCAAGCTGATGTCCGTGGAGAGCTACAATGCGCTGGAGACCCTGCAGGGAATCGTCGGGAAGGGCGAGACCTTGGTTCAGCTGTCGGCGGTCTGTGCGAAAATGGAAACGCAGCGCGAAAAGATGTTCCTCCTTCCCGAGCTGTCGCGGGAGATCATTGAGATTCGTGAAGTTGAGGACCGATCCGACGCATCTACTGACTTGCTCAAG GCTGAGATAGGAGTGGTGCCGCAAATGGACACCTTCTGGCGTCGCGTCAACAATGTGTCCGTGGACGTGGCCTGCCTCAAGCAGCAGAAAAAGAGGTTGGAGGCGTCCAATAGCCAGCTCAAGGCGGAACTCCAGGAGTACCTGGTCAACCTGAACATCGGCAATGGCTCCAACAGCCACATACACGACTACCTGTCCAGACGGCCCAAGAGCATGTCTGTGGATCGCGTCACGCGTCTCCAGCTGCAGCCCAAGCAGGTGAAGAGCGCCCTGCCCACTGGCCGCCGCCCGCCCCCTCCCACTCCCCCAATATCTCGTCGCAGCCGTGGCCGAGTGGCCGCCTTTGAGGCGAACTTCTCCAACGCGGTTCGATCCCGGAATCTAGCCAGGGGACGACCTGAGTTGGCCAGGATTGAGAGGGCATCGTAG
- the LOC108158570 gene encoding general odorant-binding protein 68: protein MVRATFVICLAVAQLLGRLSAIRVHCRHVERIHEDHIHYCCKHPDGHDEVTEMCAKQTSFRLPSTEEEAMEDVTVDQAMVGTCWGKCVFDHYKLLDSNDTLDMIAVHTHYKKYHKTDPEYETEMLNAFQKCHSNTEDAASQFLSLPIVRAFGTGKFCKPASSVILSCVIYNFFHNCPQSRWSNSTECEETRAFAKKCKDVLTTM from the exons ATGGTGAGGGCAACTTTTGTGATCTGCTTGGCTGTGGCCCAGCTCCTG GGGAGACTGTCGGCAATTCGCGTCCATTGCCGGCATGTGGAGCGCATTCATGAGGACCACATCCACTACTGCTGCAAGCATCCCGACGGGCATGACGAGGTCACCGAGATGTGCGCCAAGCAGACAAGTTTCCGACTACCTTCCACCGAGGAAGAGGCCATGGAGGATGTCACCGTGGACCAGGCCATGGTGGGCACCTGCTGGGGCAAGTGCGTCTTCGATCACTACAAGCTGCTGGACAGCAACGACACCCTGGACATGATTGCCGTCCACACCCACTACAAGAAGTACCACAAAACGGATCCCGAGTACGAGACAGAAATGCTGAACGCATTCCAGAAATGCCACTCCAATA CTGAGGATGCCGCATCGCAGTTTCTGTCTCTGCCCATTGTGAGGGCCTTCGGCACGGGGAAATTTTGCAAGCCCGCCTCCAGTGTGATCCTCTCTTGCGTGATATACAATTTCTTCCACAACTGCCCCCAGAGCCGTTGGTCGAATTCCACCGAATGCGAGGAGACGCGGGCCTTTGCCAAGAAGTGCAAAGATGTCCTAACCACCATGTGA
- the LOC108158568 gene encoding odorant-binding protein 59a: protein MDGCLHCVSVRATIRVSFHSAIYKAGLLFVHSVSTMIWLILFCLCCCSVEGLKCRAQEGYGEAELKRVVRSCMHRSGNDNGNGNNNGNNNGNNNGNAPDDNEDNRGYGRKVNRYDYGQEQDGRTNNGYRWQRSLKQTENRNSSESEGGQCVAQCFFEEMNMADGNGLPDRRKVSYILTKDLRDRELRNFFMDTVQQCFRYLENSRNRNNKCSQSRDLIKCMSEYAKAQCDDWEEYGSLLFN, encoded by the exons ATGGATGGCTGCCTCCATTGTGTGTCAGTCAGGGCAACAATTAGGGTGTCATTCCACAGTGCTATATATAAGGCTGGGCTGCTGTTCGTGCATTCAGTTTCCACAATGATCTGGCTGATCTTattctgcctctgctgctgctctgtggAGGGCCTCAAGTGCCGCGCCCAGGAGGGCTACGGCGAGGCGGAGTTAAAAAGGGTTGTCCGCAGCTGCATGCACCGCAGTGGCAAcgacaacggcaacggcaacaacaacggcaacaacaacggcaacaacaacGGAAATGCACCGGACGACAACGAGGACAACCGAGGTTATGGGAGGAAGGTAAATCGATACGACTATGGCCAGGAACAGGACGGTAGAACTAACAATGGCTATAGGTGGCAACGCAGCCTGAAGCAGACGGAGAACAGAAACAGCTCGGAGAGCGAGGGAGGTCAGTGTGTGGCCCAGTGTTTCTTCGAGGAGATGAATATG GCGGACGGGAATGGCCTGCCCGATCGGCGCAAAGTCAGCTATATACTGACCAAGGATCTCCGCGATCGGGAGCTGCGCAACTTCTTCATGGATACGGTGCAGCAGTGCTTCCGCTACCTGGAGAACAGTCGCAACAGGAACAATAAGTGCTCGCAGTCCAGGGATCTGATCAAGTGCATGTCGGAGTACGCAAAGGCCCAGTGCGACGACTGGGAAGAGTACGGCAGCCTGCTGTTTAATTAG
- the LOC108158571 gene encoding uncharacterized protein LOC108158571: protein MKPIVLLTFTCLIWFASGISIDCENPEAINEEHIHYCCKHPDGHNDIIEKCAKETGFQLPSQTEEAMVDITADRAIRGTCFGKCVFGSLNFMKGEELDMEAVRNYFSSKFADDSEYAKEMISAFDHCHGKSEENTSKFLSKPIFRQMSHQFCEPKSSVVLACVIRQFFHNCPADRWSKTKECEDTLAFSKKCHDSLATL from the exons ATGAAGCCTATAGTTCTATTGACTTTCACCTGCCTGATCTGG TTCGCCAGTGGCATTAGCATTGACTGCGAAAATCCCGAGGCCATCAACGAGGAGCACATTCACTACTGTTGCAAGCATCCCGACGGACACAATGACATAATCGAGAAGTGCGCTAAGGAGACGGGATTCCAGCTGCCCAGCCAGACCGAAGAGGCAATGGTGGACATCACAGCGGATCGGGCCATTCGAGGCACCTGCTTTGGCAAGTGTGTCTTTGGCAGTCTGAACTTCATGAAAGGTGAAGAGTTGGACATGGAGGCGGTGCGCAATTACTTCAGCTCCAAGTTTGCCGATGATTCGGAGTACGCCAAGGAAATGATCAGCGCCTTTGACCACTGTCATGGCAAGA GTGAGGAAAACACCTCCAAGTTCCTGTCGAAGCCCATCTTCCGCCAGATGTCCCATCAATTCTGTGAGCCCAAGTCGAGTGTGGTATTGGCCTGCGTGATCAGACAGTTCTTCCACAACTGCCCAGCCGATCGTTGGTCCAAGACCAAGGAGTGTGAGGATACTCTAGCGTTCAGCAAGAAATGTCATGATTCTTTGGCCACTCTTTAA
- the LOC108158569 gene encoding uncharacterized protein LOC108158569 codes for MVNRTSCSWLLPLLLVAMVAGQDSEESSSISSSSSGEDLSEEKCGKERNGCCSELYIGEEEELVKCFTIHSSKLPPDGDSDVGKTLRFLSCFVECLYKQKKYIGKSDTINMKMVKLDAETTYADRPKEKEYHINMFEHCRKDAMGIYNMLKASPGAKALLKNACRPYLLMVFLCQSDYHQKHECPYFRWEGTEKAGTKDQCEDAKDKCYLIDGIAPPTKSTI; via the exons ATGGTTAACCGCACGAGTTGTTCCTGGCTGCTGCCTCTTCTCTTGGTGGCCATGGTCGCGGGGCAGGATTCTGAAGAGTCTAGCAGcatctccagctccagctctggCGAGGATCTAAGTGAGGAAAAGTGCGGCAAGGAG CGGAACGGCTGCTGCTCGGAGCTCTACAtcggggaggaggaggagctggtCAAATGCTTCACCATTCACTCATCCAAGCTGCCACCAGACGGCGACAGCGATGTCGGAAAAACCCTGCGCTTTCTCTCG TGTTTCGTAGAGTGCCTCTACAAGCAGAAGAAGTATATTGGAAAGAGTGACACGATCAATATGAAGATGGTGAAGCTGGATGCGGAGACCACATACGCGGATCGGCCCAAAGAGAAGGAGTACCACATCAACATGTTCGAGCATTGCCGCAAAGATGCTATGGGCATCTACAATATGCTGAAGGCGAGTCCCGGGGCCAAGGCCTTGCTCAAGAATGCTTGTCGGCCCTACCTCTTGATGGTGTTCCTCTGCCAGAGCGACTACCATCAGAAGCACGAGTGTCCGTACTTCCGCTGGGAGGGCACCGAAAAAGCAGGGACCAAGGACCAGTGCGAGGATGCCAAGGACAAGTGCTATCTCATCGATGGCATAGCACCACCCACGAAAAGCACGATCTGA